The Daphnia magna isolate NIES linkage group LG3, ASM2063170v1.1, whole genome shotgun sequence genomic interval CATCCTGGTGAGCGGCAGACCATGTCGCCTGATGCACTTTTACCAGCCATTTGTCGTTATTTTAGCGTACGTGGCCTTTAGTGCTATCTACTGGGCTGCAGGTGGAGTCAACTCTGATGGCCTTTCCTACATCTACCCAGTTCTCAACTGGGATAACCTTAGCCTAACAGTCCCGTTCGTGACAATTGGCATGCTTATTATATTACCTATCGTACACGCTCTTCTGTGGTCATTGCATCAACTCAGAGATTACGCTGTACGCAGTAGAATGCGAAGGAAATCTTTCAGTCAAACCGGAAATGTTGGCGAGCAGAATCCGGTATTCGAATTGGCTTGAACCATACTTATCATTGTTTGATTAAACTATTACATAATTTCTTCGTTAAATACAAAACAATTTGCTAAAACGTGTAACACCAGTTGTTCCACAGAGTTCTCAATAGTACAATCTTAGCTTTCCTAAAGGACAATGAGGTAAGGCATACACTATTCTACCATAGCCTCGTTCAGTCGTGTGGGTCCTACAATTGTTGCATAAGCCGACCATGTTTGGCGCCGTCCTACCAACCATCCCTACGTCCTTTTCCGATTAGCCTGCCTTTTATTCAGGAACTGGTTTGCTCAAACCTCCAGATTAAAAGCTGTGCTACTATCagcttgttttcttgttttagtATAAACCTGATGTAAGTGTAACCAtaatttcataaaaaaaccaatgaacCATGTAGTTTGAACAAACCTTGTGTTGACCGTCTTCAAGATAGTTTAGTTGCACATTCCCTGTTCAACTTTATATAGTAGGGCACATATTTTTAATGTTAACAGGATATATCCATGGCACAATTAATTCCAATTTATACATAAAGCCAAAATGtagaaaacttttcttttttaatgaatacTAATCATCAATCACAAAAACTTGCAAATATTGATGCACCATCAATGAAGGATCTTGGCGCAATATGTATTAAAATAGGATGTGGTGAATACAAAGTGAAGGCAAAACTGATGTGTGCTACAGATAACAGTTACTTATGTTAGGGTGTCTCCTTTTGTCACCTGCGAATGAAAACACATAAATTATTAAGTAAGCACAGATTTCTGTTacaatagatttaaaaaattacccTAGCTTCTAagtattcaatttttctttccagtCGGGTGATTTTCTCGTTCAGCACGGCTAGACGTCCACGACAAGACATATCTGTAACCATGTCAAACCGAACACGTTATTGGTGACAGAACAAGTATCCACCAGTCAAAATGTGTTATACCAAATGAATTGAGGAAATCAGTAATCTTTTTAATGCTACTGGTGATGACTTCAATGTACTCCCTGTTGGCCCAGTCCTGTTGGGTTTGTTTTTGAAGGGTGTATTTAGTAGACATGGTTTACCAGCTTTGTTTGTGTTTGAGAACTGTCAAGTTCCATAGGCTACGTTTCACCATCGCTCCAATTTAtgtataataaaaataaaagttaaaaagaaataaggaaTTTgccaaaagtaaaaaaaaaatagttaaatTAGAATATCGAAATGtttaattacaaaaaaattatctgTAGAAACTTATGAGAAACCATAACAATGAAAGCTTTGTTGTCGACAATGAACGCTAGGTTGCGTGACGATAGCCCTGTGTACGGAAATGTCAAATGGCCTGCAGCTTGTACCCAAGACCAAAAGGAGGAGCGTACATTGTGGAGGAGGGGACGCGAGCTCAGGGTAAGGCTAAGCGATATGTGCCGTGCCTGCGTTAGTTTTGGATTTTCAACCGACTTGTTCAACTTGCCGCTTCTTTTCAATCTCTCCGTTCAAAGTTAGTGTTTCACGAAAAGCGACGAGACGTTCTTGGCACAACAGAAACTTAACGAAAAATAGGCATTTTCGAGATGTCAGGGTGGGGCGTTTGATCTCACTCCCCCacaaaaataggaaaaaagcTTCCCACAGTCTGCCAGTGTCGTCTGTATGTGCTGTGCAAGTTGGCGTCAGAGAGACCCCCATCTCTCTCCATTTTTGCTGTGCTAGTCTCTCATTACGTGTGAAATGTCGGCCAACAAAATCGTGCTTAACATTTCAGCCCCGGTCTCATCAgtgcaacaacaaacaatcgTCCCGGTCGAGAGTGCCAAGAAAATGGCTCGTAAAGACAAAGAGTTCTTATGGGAACTCGATTCACAAGTAAAAGGTATTGTTTAACTTCAACACATAGTCTTACTTACAAAACACAGACATTTGTATTCGGTGTATTTTTGCAAATTGTCGAATGTgttcccattttttaaaacaaattttcaatcATCCCGGCCACCCCCCTACAAAGGCTCTGTCCTAAAAACGGTGGAACTGCGAAACTCGTACGTATAGGAAATGAGTCGAACTCAGAAGTATGCTAGAAGACGCAATAAGGTAGAAGGGCCTTCTGCGGTCGGAAGCCACCGGAAGCATTTggttgctgttttttttttcttccccttccTTATCACGGTCTGCAAGACACTCTCAAGGTGATGGTCGTTATCACATGTTTTCGTCGTCAcaatagcaaaataaaaacagattATCCGTTACCGTGTAACGACGCCAGGAATCATTGAAAATCCGACTGTTTGGATCGTCGTGATGATGATGCTCTCACGACAACGCATTCTGGTCAAAACCGGAAAGGGAAATGGAAAATTGtcccattttttgtgtgcCCTCATTAAATACtgtaaataataatttatttattttggtgggattttttttttgtcttgtcttTTTGCTTGATTTGACAATCTTTTGTTGCTGGACATTGGTGTTAAATGGCAGCTGCGcagaggaccagatgccatTTTCCATGAAATTGTTGACTGGTCCTCTTAACCGAGGGTCACGTGGACGTTGATAAACGAGACCTGCCCACTTTTGGAAGTGCTCGAAAGATTTGTCCCAAGAACTGTGGGCTATATTTCTTGGATTTTTTAAGTGATGCCTTTATCTAACGTCTTGCGCCACGATCTCATGCCGAAGACGCTGGGTGTTGTAGacgaaaggggggggggtcttTATGTAGTCAAATATATTCTCCCTTTGGCTAGACagtttgccatttttttttttcggaagaagacaaaaaaaaacgaataagaaGAACCAGAGGGGTTGTAACATTCTCCCCCTTGTACTCGCCAGATGTGGGTGTAGATTTTCTCCCCCTATCCGTCGTTGGCGGAATGCCGAGGATGATGGCGGATGGGAACTAGTTCCATATGTTCTCTCATTCATCCAGACAGTTGTGCCTGTCTGTTAGCAGCGACCGGTTGTTCTTTCACCACCGAATGTTCACCGGATTTTGTCGTTTTGTTCTCGTCCTCATTTGTTCAGCGTAGCCGATAATCCCCCAGCATGTTTCAGTGCATTATCCAGCCACGCAACGGCTGGATTCATCCGGCTTTCGCCGAAACTAAAGACGTCTTCCCAGGTACACACCTCGTTTCCTCCTTATTCTCCAGGGAATTAATAGACTACTAGTGCGGTTTTCACATccactttaaaaaaagaaaagaaagatagGAATTATTTATTCATCTGTTCATGtatgttttttgtgtgtgctgctagttgataaaaagaaaagcggaaaGTATTCATCCAATATTTACCTCGTTAGATATGCTAAGCAAGGGGTCTATGGACTAACCTCCTTATTCTTGTCATTCTGAAGCTTATCGTGTATCGTATTGTATGTCCTGACATTGAACCCACTACATTTTTCGGCATCGCTGCTTCAGTTGAAGGTTCAGGTTGCGCATTTCTGCAAACCGGTGTGGTGAGACAGACAcctttaaaagaataaaaaagggaCAGTGAGAGTTAATGAATAACATTCTAAACGCATGAACCGTGACTTTGAAAACGTAGCCGGTTACAAGTTAGACCAAGTATGAATGTCTCTTTTCCTGCCGGCGCCACTTGGAGCTGAAAAagctcttgtttttttttctcgttcccTCTCTCCCCTCCTTTTGTAAacaatatgtttttttgtttggcagTAAACAATATAAATCAACAGTTGGGGCTGTAGCCAACTTCAGTCGGTTCCGAGCTTCGTTCAGGATCAGTCACGTCTCTCATTTACCttcgtttttttaatttcgaagtaaattttgttttttgttattccCATTTCGCATCAACCATTTTTCTTACCGGCCGTGCATTCCAAATACCTGTCCTTAATGATAGAAAGTGACCCGTTGGGACAAGGCTAATCTCATCGTAATTTTGAGTTGCTCGTGAAAGCGAACAATTACAAAGAGAGAAAACCTAATCAAAAATGTGTGCATCATCGTAATCgtcgagaaagaaaacgatCGAAAAGGCCGAAAAAGAAAGTCGAGTTTGAATTACGCCACAAGAGGCGCTGTCATCGCGCATCCATAGAAGACAGTCTATTAAGATTCTATTCGATGATACATCTGAGCGCATACCGTACGTGCCTCTACGCTCTTTGCcttgtttcttgtttgtgAGAAACGAAACACAATTTCGGAATAGGCGGGACAGTGGGTCTTGGTTGCGTGGCCCGCAGGCACACGACACCACCACCAGCCGGATTCACGCCCTGTGGCGTTCCCGGGGATAAAATAACAcacagtgtgtgtgtgtgtgtcgtagATACTATTGCCATCGGAGTTTTTGAGCATTTTCAAAAAGTTCCATCAACGCAGTAGAGAGTGCAGTCGTGCTACGAGCTACACGTGCCCGTGCGGTGGTCGGTCTATTTCCAAAATTTCAGCCTGGTCGATTGTTCCAGTCGCCTAAATTCTGTTGGAGGGTGGAAACAAGACAAACAACAACTGCAGCCGTCTGTGACGAGGACATCCGTTGTTGGCCTGTCGTGTTTGAAAACATTATCGGTGACGACAAGTGAACGCGTTGACATGAGGCGCAGCAGTTTGCCAGTCAGCCATCTTTAAATTGTAGGCCTCTCTTGAGCCTTGTTGATTTCCCAAAGTCAAGGAGAGACACTGAAGGAGATTTTGATCGTCATTTATGGTGCTAGCGTTTCGAAGGATCGAGTTGTAGAATTTTCTTATCAACATGGCCAAGAGTCCGGTGATTCAAATGCAAAACTGGTTTCTAAATAATCAACATCAGTGGTGGTGTGGGCCGCCGATGAGCTACGGACTAGACCACTCGGCATGGTTCGAATACACGGAAGCACTACAAGATGCTACAGGTTAGCGATTTGCCCCTTTGCCACAAGTGGAACATTAATTTCCTatgtttgttttaatttcCGGATTTCGCTTTAGCATCGTCACGTTttcaacatattttttttttttgtttttttttttttttttttactattctGGCCATTAGCTTACCTGTTTTTAGGTTGATAACACACACGTAAAGTCAGCCTCTTGATGATTATCCCCCATGTCGACTGGAATTTCATCTTTCAAAGAGACATgacctaaaaataaaataaagggggaaaaaaaggtttttttttttttttttttctcgtttaaaaTCCGACATCCAACCCGACGGAGCAACACGCCGCTTCCTTGTTGATATTAATGAGGAAAGATGGCCtaatttctctattttactacatataaatttttttttcttttctttttttttatcttcacAGATATCCGGACACAGCTTAACGAGCAATTGCGATGTCTTGACTACCGGATGGAGACGCAAATTTCCGTCGTTGGTGAATTGCAGGATTTCTTCCGGCGTCGGGCTGAAGTGGAGCTGGACTACAGTAAAAACCTGGACAAACTTTCCAGGAGTTTATCTGCCCGCCACAAGGAACAAAAGCAAAAgtaaacactttttttttttttttgtcaattcCGTTCTTCACTACGCACTTGTATTCTTtcctcttaaaaaaaaaaaaaaaaggcgttaTGAGATAGGGCTGATAAGTAGAAACAGCTTGCATTTCCTTTGATtttgaaacgaaaacaagaaCTGGTTATGAATAGGCTCCTCCCCCAGAGTCTCACGACATGCGTCCACGCCTTGTTGTACGAGCTTGTACAACGTTAAAAGTGCATCCTCTTATCTGAAAAGCTTCTGTTTTCTCAACGATTTTGGGAAAGATTTCTAACGACTGGGTCCACGAAGATGGACCCAACATTCTGTTTATTTGTCAATTACACTGGGAAagatgagaagaaaaaaaaaaggagaaaatgatAACAGCTCGGATATCCCGTTTCATATGGCATTCAAAGTTTCCGGTCGCTGACGTTTGTTAACTACATTCACAGCGGTCAAAATAGATTATAGAGCTGCACCGGTTTGATTGCCGTTCCCTCGCAGACAAAGCATGTGCGTGGGTTTGGGGGATAGATCGATTTCGGTGACTTGAAGTGGAGGAAAGCTATAAATACAGAGTAGAGGGGGTGTAGTTTCCTCCCCCGtcttttcccttcttttttgcTTCCAAATTTAGACAcgcagaaagagaaaaacatcAAAGAAGCTGATTGCTGAGCTGAACAGTGAAAGTTGACGTCAGTTTCCAAGCTTGATAAAGGGCTGCCCTCGTTCTCCCTTGCACATAcacatttcgttttttttttttctttctttctctcccctTCTTCAAGCAGCAAGAATAACACATTATTAACAAAAACGCCATTTTAAACATCTCCTCCATGCCTTTTGGTaatacattttcaaaaatgtccAAGAGGCTGCACGAATTCTCTAACATCTTGTGAAGCTCAGTTTCGAAAGCGGAGCGCCTGTCTTGTTTAATGATGGTTGCCTTTGTCTTGTACCTAGAAGATcgcttatttatttttctctattttcacTTCGTGTCCGTTTGTtttgacaacaacaaaaacagacGAGAGCAGTGGCACTTGTTTTCCAGCTACGCCTCGTGGCAGCATCTGGTGGCGCAAACGAAACGTCAAGCTCGGGATCACGCCCTACTGAGCGACATCTACGCCAATACGGTCATCCAACGCCTCGGCCAGGTCACCGAAGAAGTCCAGCGCATTTACCGACGCGTGAGttgcgtttttttctttgttttctcgcAGTCGTTCTAACTAAATAAAGTCGTTAGGACGATTTCTAAGTAAAGTGCACACTCTCAACTGACGTTGTCTTGTATATGGCTTCCCCTCCTTTGGTCGTTAAGCTTTATTTTCAGCTGCTAAaagtgttgtttgttttttttcgcctTCCGCTAGCGGACGGCATTTAAGTGACCGTTAcgaaaagataaaaataaaacaactgGCCGTTTGAATCATTTTGAGGAAAACTACCTATCAAATTACGTTGAGAAATGACGATGCgttcgttttgtttgttttttttagtgtcGCGACGTAGGCTACGAGAGTCACGAAGAGCTGTTGAAGGTGCTGCACGAATTACACGCAGCCATGAAGACGTCGCAAATGTACCAGCTTGAGCAGAGACAAGCTGAAACGAAGCTGCGCTACGTCGAGGCGCAGCGACAGAAACTGGAGTCATCTATAGCCCGTGAAAAGCTGGAAAAGTCGAAAAAATTCAAGCTCATCGAAAAAGAGATTGCCAAACGACAGGCAAAATACAACGACGCCCATCTCAAGGCCCTCAAAGCGCGCAACGAGTACGTCCTCTGCATGGACGCGGCCAATTCAGCCGTCCACAAATACTTTATCGACGATCTCTCCGATATCATAGACGTAACTATACCGAAacattgtttatttaaaaaatacaataaataaataaataaatctgGATTTAACGTCGATTCAATTGTGATGCGGGGGACAGTGT includes:
- the LOC116918322 gene encoding probable protein BRICK1-B — encoded protein: MSTKYTLQKQTQQDWANREYIEVITSSIKKITDFLNSFDMSCRGRLAVLNEKITRLERKIEYLEARVTKGDTLT